Below is a genomic region from Pseudarthrobacter sulfonivorans.
ATCAGCCGCTGCAGGGCAACATTCATGATGGTCTCGTTCAGGATCACCACAAAGGTCGCCACGAGCAAGGTGGCGATGATGGTCACCGATTCGCGGGACATCTTCTCCGGCACGGAGGACTTCGGCGCCGCAACCGGCCCGGGCCGCCCGGAGGCGTTCGAAGAGACTTCTGTAGACATGGGTGTTCCCCCAGGGAGTAAGAATGAAGTGGCTCGCGAGCATCGCCGCTGCAGATTCAAACACTCTACCGGCCGGAGTAATTCCGGCGAACAGGATTTTTCTTCGGCACGGGCTTTTTCTGAGCGGTCGTTTTGGCTGGCCGGTGTGGTTTAATCAGCGCACTGAGTTATGAGTCGGGGCTGGGGCCTCTAGTGATGTTCGACCGCGCAAGCGGTCAGGCAGGAGCCCCAGTTGGACGCGTACTCCCCCGCATATCCGGCAGGGCGCCACTACCACGGCGATGGCCGAAGCCCGTTGTCCCTGGTTCTTTCGGTGGCTGCCGCTTTGATGGTTTTGCTGGCTGCCGTCACTTCGGCCGTGGTCCGCTCTGAGGGCGTTACCGGAACCGTGAATGCGGCTTTCGCCGGGACCGGGCCGGTTGGCGCCATGGCCGCGGTTGGTGCAGGCACCGAGGTTGACGCCATGGCCGCGGTTGGTGCAGGCGCCGAGGTTGACGCCATGGCCGCGGTTGGTGCAGACGCCGAGGACGGAAGCGTCGCGAGGATTATCAGCAGGGTCTCCGGCTTCCGCGTTGGCGTGGCCGTCGCGGATACAGCGGGCGGACCGGTCCGCACTTTTGGCGACACGGCGGCCTATACTGCGGCCAGCACTGCCAAGCTCATCACCGCAGCGGCCTATCTCAGGCTTGTGGCGGCCGGTGAAGCGCGACTCGATGAGACGCTGGGGAACTACACTGCCGCTTTCCAGCTCAAGTCCATGATCAACAACAGCAACAATGATTCCTGGCTCCTGTTGATGGGCAGGATCGGCTACCAGCGGCTGATCCGGTACGCAGCCTCGATTGGCATCGCCTACGATCCCGAAGACAACCGGCTGACTCCCGGGGAAGTGGCCCAGATCCTGACGAAGCTTTACGCCGGACAGCTGCTTAACCCCAATGACACCGCGCAGTTGCTGGGGTACATGCAGGAAACCAACAACGAGGAACTTATCCCCGCCGCCTCGGGGCCCGGGATTACCGTCTATCACAAATACGGCCAGCTTGGAGGAAACCTCCATGACGCAGCCCTCTTGGAACATGGCGGGACAACGTATGCGCTGGTGATCTTCACGGAAGGCGCCGATAGCACCGACGAGGCCGAACGCACTGAAATGATCCACGATCTGACGCGGGCAGTCGTCGGGACGCTCTTTCCCGCGGGTTAACCGAGCTCCTGCTGACTCCTTGCAATCCGGCGCTCGGCATCGAGGGAACGGAGCATTCGCGGGCAGGGGGCTTAAGTGTCCGCTCGCGCCGGGGGCTTAAGTGATCCGTTCGCGCCGGGTGGTCAGCTGCGGTGGTGCTCGATCAGCCAGCCGGCCATCTGCTGGGCCCGCTTGGCCGCCTGGGTGTCCCCTTCGGTGGCTGAGACGATGGACCCCTTCATCAGGATGTGCCACGACCGGGCGAAATCCTCCGGGCGGTCCAACCCGGCCTGCTCCGCGAGGGCCTGCACATGGCCCCTGATCCTGGCCAGGTAGTCGATGCTGGCCTGGCCCAGCGGATGGGCCGGGCCCATTTCCAGCAGGATGTTGATGAAGGAGCAGGCCTCGAAGTCGTCGCGCAGGAACCAGTCGCCGAAGACGTCGAAGATGGCAAGGAGCTGTTCAGTGGGGGTAGTGCCGCGCAGTTTGGCCTGGCCAACGATGGCATCAACTGTCCATACCTGGTCCCGCTGCTCCAGGAACGCCAGAACCAGCGCGTCCTTGGACGGGAAGTGCCGGTAAAAAGTTGCCTTGGCCACGCCGGAACGTTCGATCAGTTCGTTAACACCCACATCCCGCACACCGCGGCGGGAAAAGAGTTCGTAAGCCACAGCCAGGATCCGGCTCCGGGAATCGGCAGGCAGAACTGCCGCCTCGGCGGGTAAATCCGCCGGAGACAGCGCGGGTTCTGCAGTGTGGTCTGCATCGGAAATCATCGTAGGAATAGTTTACTCCCAGGTGCAGACAGACCGGTCTTACTCGTTGTAATGTTTTCCCAGACGCAGTGCTATGACGACGATGGGACCCCGTAAAGGCCCCGTCGGCTTGGTGCAAGGAGGCCCCGATGTCAGCAGAGCGAACCTACGATTTTATCCAGTGCGATGACACTGACCCGTGGATGGAGAGTGCCGCTGCGTCCGCCGAGGTCCGGCACTTCGCCCGGGAATCCTTGCGGTGGCAGGCGCAGGAAATCATTGATGAGGTGCTCCGCGGAACAGTTCCCGGCGAGGAGTTGTCCCGGGCCCGGTTGCGCCGCTGCGTCGCCCAGAACCCCGGCAAGCCCGAACGTGCCCTGCTTCAGCAGCTGATGCTCAACCGCGACCCGCAGGGTGAATCAACGCAGTAACGGCTGGCCTTAAAACGTGAGGCTGCGGTCCACGATGCGCCCGGCGGTCACATGCAGGCTCTGGCTGTTGGCGCGGGCATGGTTCCGGAGCAGGTTGAATGCTGCGTCCATATCCACTCCGGCAGTGTGCGCAATGACGCCCTTGGCCTGCTCAATCAGCACCCGGGTGTTCAAGGCAGCTGCAGCTGCTCGTTGACCAGTACCGCTTCCCGGATGGTGCGTTCCTGCATAAGGCTGATGGTGGCGACGTCGGCAAGCGCCTGGCCGATCGCGGCATCCTCTGCAGTCAGGAAACCCTCCCGGGCGCCGAACAGCCCCATGGCCCCGATAATCCTGCCGTGAACGCGCATGGGCACAGCATGCACGGAGCGGAAGCCCTGCGACAGCGCGGCTTGGCGGAAGCCCAGCCACTTGGTAAGCCCGGCAATGTCGTCCACTGAGACTGCCGACCCGGTCACGTAGCACTCAACGCAGGGACCGGCTCCGGCTTGAAGCTGGAGCACCTCGACGAGTTGGCTCTGCTCGCTGGTGGATGCGACAACCTGCAGTTCTCCGCTGGGATCGGCAAGCAACAGACCCGCGGCTGCGACGTCAAGGAGACCCACGGATTCCTCCACCAGGATATGCAGAAGATCCACGACGTCGTAGTCGGCCACCAGCGTGTCAGTGAGCTTGACGAACGCCGCACTGGCGCGCACTACTTATCAGCTGCTGAGCGGCACGTTGTCGATCAGCCGGACCGGCCCCACCTTGGCGGCGATGAGAGCCAGGCCTTCGCCGCGGAACGGGACTTTCCGGCAGTTCTCGGCCAGCGGCTCAAGGGTGAGCGGATCCACGACGTCGAAGTAGTCCAGTCCCACCAACGACTGCGATTCAACCATGGCCCGGGCCGATTCCAGATCAAGCGGCTGGTGGGCAGTTGCCCGCTCCGCCAGGAGCCGCAGCGCCCGTGACAACACCAGGGCGGCCTCGCGCTCCTCTGCGGAGAGGAACCGGTTGCGGCTGGAAAGGGCCAGCCCGTCCTCGGACCGGACGGTGGGCACGGCAACAATTTCGACGGGGAAATTCAGGTCCGCCACCATACGGCGCACCAGCGCCAGTTGCTGGGCGTCCTTTTGCCCGAAATAGGCCCGATAGGCCGGCAGTCCCCCGCCGCCGGAGGCAAACGCACCGGCCGGCGGAAGCCCTGAGCCGGGGATGCAGTAGTGCAGCAGCTTGGCAACCACGGTGAGGGCGCCGTCGAAATGGCCCGGCCGTGAGGCGCCTTCCCACTTTTCCCCCAGGGAGCCGGCGGTCACGCGGACCAGCGGCTCGCCGCCGGGATAGACCTCTTCCACCGGAGGCGCAAACACGAGGTCCACGCCCTGTTCCTCAAGCAGGGCAAGATCGGCGTCGAGCGTGCGCGGGTACCGGTCCAGATCCACCGCATCGCCGAACTGGAGCGGGTTCACAAAGATGGA
It encodes:
- a CDS encoding 4-phosphopantoate--beta-alanine ligase, coding for MATQLVTTAAELREASARLLGQKAGRSQGLVPTMGALHEGHARLARTAVEQNDVVVASIFVNPLQFGDAVDLDRYPRTLDADLALLEEQGVDLVFAPPVEEVYPGGEPLVRVTAGSLGEKWEGASRPGHFDGALTVVAKLLHYCIPGSGLPPAGAFASGGGGLPAYRAYFGQKDAQQLALVRRMVADLNFPVEIVAVPTVRSEDGLALSSRNRFLSAEEREAALVLSRALRLLAERATAHQPLDLESARAMVESQSLVGLDYFDVVDPLTLEPLAENCRKVPFRGEGLALIAAKVGPVRLIDNVPLSS
- a CDS encoding serine hydrolase, whose product is MDAYSPAYPAGRHYHGDGRSPLSLVLSVAAALMVLLAAVTSAVVRSEGVTGTVNAAFAGTGPVGAMAAVGAGTEVDAMAAVGAGAEVDAMAAVGADAEDGSVARIISRVSGFRVGVAVADTAGGPVRTFGDTAAYTAASTAKLITAAAYLRLVAAGEARLDETLGNYTAAFQLKSMINNSNNDSWLLLMGRIGYQRLIRYAASIGIAYDPEDNRLTPGEVAQILTKLYAGQLLNPNDTAQLLGYMQETNNEELIPAASGPGITVYHKYGQLGGNLHDAALLEHGGTTYALVIFTEGADSTDEAERTEMIHDLTRAVVGTLFPAG
- a CDS encoding TetR/AcrR family transcriptional regulator — protein: MISDADHTAEPALSPADLPAEAAVLPADSRSRILAVAYELFSRRGVRDVGVNELIERSGVAKATFYRHFPSKDALVLAFLEQRDQVWTVDAIVGQAKLRGTTPTEQLLAIFDVFGDWFLRDDFEACSFINILLEMGPAHPLGQASIDYLARIRGHVQALAEQAGLDRPEDFARSWHILMKGSIVSATEGDTQAAKRAQQMAGWLIEHHRS